One window from the genome of Nicotiana tomentosiformis chromosome 5, ASM39032v3, whole genome shotgun sequence encodes:
- the LOC138892743 gene encoding uncharacterized protein has translation MGSTLFWFENWTSLGALYFMTPPDFFCDETVHNVHDVMQDGQWDEAKIREILLEEIANHILEHTKAPVIHDVLDKPFWMLESRGDFSVKSSWEYVRRRQEPCNAYKKILVKGIRIEELTFHQAIIKCWNADVIPRIQPIIQEMPPIIVWELRKRRNNYKYEDGVTVSRVIYQVSNTLQSLVKFRKPSLLHVPHKWPDLVTMMEQYLPKLKITKVLWEFPTTGWIKVNIDGASRGNPGRSAIGFVLRNEEGYMMYACGKEIPEGTNTKAEAKAIVQGLRFCIEHDYIIINLHTDSMIMKNAVKGEWFVPWSVAREVEKTKQLMSR, from the exons ATGGGATCAACTCTGTTCTGGTTTGAAAACTGGACAAGTTTGGGGGCTTTGTATTTCATGACTCCACCTGATTTCTTTTGTGATGAAACAGTTCATAATGTGCATGATGTAATGCAAGATGGACAGTGGGATGAAGCCAAAATTAGAGAAATATTGCTAGAGGAAATTGCCAACCACATACTTGAACACACTAAAGCACCAGTGATACATGATGTACTGGATAAGCCATTTTGGATGCTGGAATCTAGGGGAGATTTTAGTGTAAAATCATCTTGGGAATATGTGAGAAGGAGGCAAGAACCATGCAATGCTTATAAGAAGATTTTGGTGAAAG GAATTAGGATAGAGGAGCTTACATTTCACCAAGCTATAATCAAGTGTTGGAATGCTGATGTAATACCAAGAATACAGCCTATAATTCAGGAAATGCCACCCATTATTGTATGGGAGTTGCGGAAGAGAAGGAACAACTACAAATATGAAGATGGAGTAACTGTGAGTAGGGTCATTTACCAGGTATCTAATACACTCCAATCACTTGTCAAATTTAGGAAGCCTAGCCTACTTCACGTACCTCACAAATGGCCAGATTTAGTTACAATGATGGAACAATATCTTCCTAAGTTGAAGATTACTAAGGTGTTATGGGAGTTCCCAACAACAGGATGGATTAAAGTGAACATTGATGGGGCTTCTAGGGGCAACCCTGGGAGAAGTGCTATTGGCTTTGTTCTAAGGAATGAAGAGGGATATATGATGTATGCGTGTGGTAAAGAAATACCTGAAGGAACTAATACAAAAGCAGAAGCTAAGGCCATAGTTCAAGGTCTTAGATTTTGTATTGAACATGATTATATCATTATTAATCTGCACACAGATTCTATGATAATGAAGAATGCAGTGAAAGGAGAGTGGTTTGTTCCTTGGTCTGTCGCAAGAGAAGTGGAGAAAACCAAACAACTAATGTCAAGATAA
- the LOC104091983 gene encoding uncharacterized protein: MILTSGKVVGNIGEQWKEVRDNRVKNRAKQSQEQEKTCKVIVPVDGTVQQVQTTNNFAILEIEEGEKEDNNQLVLVEISNVDRSHKVSPRVTKNGTPRSAIKLNPKASVFNPNDKGIETVCQLQKESTTQWVSRNFGGGLVSTNRSCQQIPSQTVDTAKSIALLMEEVKQQASGGKLWSEQIEEDSEEGEIPDAMEDDDICTKYEVEEKQGVNEKAKEHISNKQIQCEEGSIASRYCDPNLMQNPNQTTCTRHSIDQVDSVDPGETNGVETMLRNESEAENNTTLTHTNDELGGTSNIMQKDQMVSSTETQETAGKEKGCETLIPKHVRTELGTQVNTKEYVGILGTDGKDLDDESTTQNFLNIARQGDISPRQMEKGKLAGRGRKK; this comes from the coding sequence ATGATTCTCACAAGTGGAAAAGTAGTAGGAAATATAGGTGAACAATGGAAGGAAGTTCGAGATAATCGAGTGAAGAACAGAGCCAAGCAAAGTCAGGAACAAGAAAAAACTTGCAAAGTAATCGTTCCAGTTGATGGTACAGTTCAACAAGTTCAAACAACTAACAACTTTGCTATTCTTGAGATAGAAGAAGGAGAGAAGGAAGATAATAACCAGCTGGTCTTGGTGGAAATTAGTAATGTTGATCGCAGTCATAAGGTATCTCCTAGGGTGACTAAGAATGGTACTCCAAGATCAGCTATCAAACTAAATCCTAAGGCATCTGTTTTTAATCCTAATGACAAAGGGATTGAGACTGTTTGTCAATTACAAAAGGAATCTACTACACAATGGGTGAGTAGGAATTTTGGAGGTGGTTTAGTTTCTACCAATCGTTCTTGCCAGCAAATTCCATCGCAAACAGTTGACACAGCAAAGTCCATTGCATTGCTTATGGAAGAAGTGAAACAACAAGCAAGTGGGGGGAAATTATGGAGTGAACAAATTGAGGAGGATTCTGAGGAAGGTGAAATACCTGATGCAATGGAAGATGACGATATATGCACTAAATATGAGGTAGAAGAAAAACAAGGTGTTAATGAGAAGGCCAAGGAACATATCAGTAACAAACAAATTCAGTGTGAAGAAGGCAGCATTGCAAGTAGATATTGTGATCCTAATTTGATGCAGAACCCTAACCAAACAACATGTACAAGACATTCAATTGATCAGGTGGACTCAGTGGATCCAGGAGAAACTAATGGAGTTGAAACAATGTTGAGAAATGAGTCTGAAGCGGAAAACAATACAACTTTGACACATACAAATGATGAGCTAGGGGGGACAAGTAATATAATGCAGAAGGATCAGATGGTAAGCTCTACTGAAACTCAAGAAACTGCTGGAAAGGAGAAGGGATGTGAAACTCTAATTCCTAAACATGTGAGAACCGAGCTTGGAACTCAAGTAAACACCAAGGAATATGTGGGGATTTTGGGCACAGATGGTAAGGATCTGGATGACGAATCCACAACACAAAACTTCCTCAACATAGCTAGGCAAGGAGATATATCTCCAAGGCAAATGGAGAAAGGGAAATTAGCTGGCCGTGGAAGGAAAAAGTAA